One part of the Fusobacterium pseudoperiodonticum genome encodes these proteins:
- a CDS encoding histidine kinase — MEFILNKTLGINGIDRISFKKIIEILGKPSKIKLELGKDNFDLNITLEYKQLEIIINYCVNFYLGTRIPEFQTLFFVVEKLYLDNEVIKIGEDVRKVFTKVKRYTKNNYKIFNYEYNIGEYSGSYDFTNLDLTIYFEKYEKKRIVDGIYVSLAYEDNPNISDIGEILELDVLKNIF, encoded by the coding sequence ATGGAATTTATTTTAAATAAAACATTAGGGATTAATGGAATAGATAGAATTTCATTTAAAAAAATTATTGAAATTTTAGGAAAACCTTCAAAAATAAAGTTAGAGTTAGGAAAAGATAATTTTGATTTAAACATTACATTAGAGTATAAACAATTAGAGATTATAATTAATTACTGTGTTAACTTTTATTTAGGAACAAGAATACCTGAATTTCAGACATTATTTTTTGTTGTAGAAAAATTATATTTAGACAATGAAGTTATAAAAATTGGAGAAGATGTCAGAAAAGTATTCACAAAAGTAAAAAGGTATACTAAAAATAATTATAAAATTTTTAATTACGAGTATAATATTGGAGAGTATTCAGGCTCTTATGATTTTACTAATTTAGACTTAACAATATATTTTGAAAAATATGAGAAAAAAAGAATTGTAGATGGGATATATGTATCTTTAGCTTATGAGGACAATCCAAACATTTCAGATATTGGAGAAATTTTAGAACTAGATGTTCTAAAAAATATTTTTTAA
- a CDS encoding coproporphyrinogen III oxidase, with translation MLVYSFKILDGEEIFIKSGIIIYMFDTLKWINTFNKLKIKNKGLFYHGTTYFEKDNIKKLKEIIFCWRDLFSEATENFEIKVLLSQNKKGYYIKNYNKKEVIESLEKLIDLCNSARNENKVIKCTKITIKLDNLK, from the coding sequence TTGTTAGTATATAGTTTTAAAATTTTAGATGGAGAAGAAATTTTTATAAAAAGTGGAATAATAATATATATGTTTGATACTCTGAAGTGGATAAATACTTTTAATAAACTTAAGATAAAAAATAAAGGATTATTTTATCATGGTACTACATATTTTGAGAAAGATAATATTAAAAAATTAAAAGAAATTATTTTTTGTTGGAGAGATTTATTTAGTGAAGCTACTGAAAATTTTGAAATAAAAGTACTTCTTAGTCAAAATAAAAAAGGATATTATATTAAGAATTATAATAAAAAAGAAGTTATAGAGAGTTTAGAAAAACTTATTGATTTATGTAATAGTGCAAGAAATGAAAACAAAGTAATAAAATGTACAAAAATAACAATTAAATTAGATAATCTAAAATAA
- a CDS encoding coproporphyrinogen III oxidase: MLIHDFKILEEEEQVYIEDNLILYIVDTLKWIDTFSSLKTNRETKGLNYHGVTYFKGDNIKKFKKIIFYWKELFNIAEKKFELMGIYYSPKRKKYLKNRYSKKEVIESLENLINLCDRAEKENKIIEHRGI, encoded by the coding sequence ATGTTGATACATGATTTTAAAATTTTGGAAGAAGAAGAGCAAGTTTATATAGAAGATAATTTAATTTTGTATATAGTTGATACGTTAAAGTGGATTGACACTTTTTCTAGTTTAAAAACTAATAGAGAAACAAAAGGTTTGAATTATCATGGAGTAACTTATTTTAAGGGAGATAATATAAAAAAATTTAAAAAAATTATTTTTTATTGGAAAGAGCTATTTAATATAGCAGAAAAAAAGTTTGAATTAATGGGAATATACTATAGTCCTAAAAGAAAGAAATATCTAAAAAATAGATACAGTAAAAAAGAAGTGATAGAAAGTTTAGAAAATTTAATTAATCTATGTGATAGAGCAGAAAAAGAAAACAAAATAATAGAACATCGAGGAATATAG
- a CDS encoding DUF7336 domain-containing protein yields MKIYVLSHSYECDVEKTKDEGRFLGVYLTKKEAIEKAEMYKKIKGFSSHISNFYISCYTVDKTLEWLDNYSIDNWRAVVFMGKFYRQNIE; encoded by the coding sequence ATGAAAATATATGTATTGTCTCATTCTTATGAATGTGATGTAGAAAAAACAAAAGATGAAGGGAGATTCTTAGGAGTTTACTTAACAAAAAAAGAAGCTATTGAAAAAGCAGAAATGTATAAAAAGATAAAAGGTTTCTCTTCACATATTTCGAATTTCTATATAAGTTGTTATACTGTTGATAAAACATTAGAATGGCTAGATAATTATAGTATAGATAATTGGCGTGCAGTTGTATTTATGGGAAAATTTTACAGACAAAATATTGAATAA
- a CDS encoding DUF7336 domain-containing protein: MESKIKKVYMLYHISERKDEKLIGFLSSKEKAESIIKELVEKPGFRDCPNGFKIKTMIIGKDYYTRGFKSKCAPKDE; the protein is encoded by the coding sequence ATGGAGTCTAAAATAAAAAAAGTCTATATGTTGTATCATATAAGTGAAAGAAAAGATGAAAAGTTAATTGGCTTTTTGTCAAGCAAAGAAAAAGCTGAGAGTATAATAAAAGAATTAGTAGAAAAACCTGGATTTAGAGATTGTCCTAATGGATTTAAAATAAAAACAATGATAATAGGAAAAGATTACTACACAAGAGGTTTTAAATCAAAATGTGCTCCTAAAGATGAATAA
- a CDS encoding DUF1871 family protein produces MLSSNEKLIELIEFGNEIKEIINLWDPMGLIDFCPADEYETEVKGIRNLVVNNKNMDKKSLAQEIRNIFEYYFSNEYKSKKDIEENVASKIIEKSKKYKLNFTLPNYYDTKKIIFKNQKETDIYINLCIKINKIINLWDPLKIMDISFHNEYSYEINRIIEELSKNISAQDLAKKINKIFKNSYNELYEIEKNEEIKIARKILKVYNIEEGRGI; encoded by the coding sequence ATGTTAAGTAGTAATGAAAAATTGATAGAATTGATAGAATTTGGTAATGAAATAAAAGAAATTATAAATTTATGGGATCCAATGGGGCTAATAGACTTTTGTCCAGCAGATGAATATGAAACAGAAGTAAAAGGAATAAGAAATTTAGTAGTAAATAATAAAAATATGGATAAAAAATCACTAGCTCAAGAGATAAGAAATATATTTGAATATTATTTTTCAAATGAATATAAGTCAAAAAAAGATATTGAAGAAAATGTAGCAAGTAAGATTATAGAAAAAAGTAAAAAATATAAATTAAATTTTACTCTACCTAATTATTATGATACTAAAAAAATTATTTTCAAAAATCAAAAAGAAACAGATATTTATATTAATTTGTGTATAAAAATTAATAAAATTATAAATCTATGGGATCCTTTAAAAATAATGGACATTTCTTTTCACAATGAATATTCTTATGAAATAAATAGAATTATAGAGGAATTATCAAAAAATATATCTGCTCAAGATTTAGCTAAAAAAATAAATAAAATTTTTAAAAACTCATATAATGAGTTATATGAAATAGAAAAAAATGAAGAAATTAAAATAGCTAGAAAAATTCTTAAAGTGTATAACATAGAAGAAGGAAGAGGCATATGA
- a CDS encoding DUF2247 family protein, which produces MITLEDFKNNNLKINWKVIDIGCLGSEIFKNELSYDDILNFSLEKFDEKNKLILRIVGSDRDEYQEIGYLVQELANMEKSEYKLAFEKWKLVYIKKNFPQLNKNIIQGLIELNDLWVKLDFPEDSPCILQGVKNNISPQEYYTEENYIYLYNRHLDWIRDKSNYLNGK; this is translated from the coding sequence ATGATAACTTTAGAAGATTTTAAAAATAATAATTTAAAAATTAACTGGAAAGTAATTGATATTGGATGTTTAGGAAGTGAAATATTTAAAAACGAATTAAGCTATGATGATATACTGAATTTTTCATTAGAAAAATTTGATGAAAAAAATAAATTAATTTTAAGAATAGTAGGAAGTGACAGAGATGAATACCAAGAAATAGGATATCTAGTTCAAGAACTTGCTAATATGGAAAAATCTGAATATAAATTAGCATTTGAAAAATGGAAGTTAGTGTATATAAAGAAAAATTTTCCACAATTAAATAAAAATATTATACAAGGACTTATAGAACTAAATGATCTTTGGGTTAAATTAGATTTTCCAGAAGATAGTCCCTGTATTCTTCAAGGAGTAAAAAATAATATTTCTCCACAAGAGTATTATACTGAAGAAAATTATATATATTTATATAATAGACATTTAGATTGGATTAGAGATAAAAGCAATTATCTAAATGGAAAATAA
- a CDS encoding DUF7336 domain-containing protein codes for MKIYVLSHEYCYGDYKYKYKEECRFIGIYLTRREALKALEKFKKISGFSSHLDGFYIDKTEIDQLSWTDGYRTGYFSMELGMYEEKEKE; via the coding sequence GTGAAAATATATGTATTATCTCATGAATATTGTTATGGCGATTATAAATATAAGTACAAAGAGGAATGTAGATTTATAGGAATATATTTAACAAGAAGAGAAGCTTTAAAAGCTTTAGAAAAATTTAAAAAGATAAGTGGGTTCTCCTCTCACTTGGATGGCTTTTATATAGATAAAACAGAAATTGACCAATTGAGTTGGACAGATGGTTATAGAACAGGCTATTTTAGTATGGAATTAGGTATGTATGAAGAAAAGGAAAAGGAATGA